A genomic window from Streptomyces sp. HUAS YS2 includes:
- a CDS encoding TetR/AcrR family transcriptional regulator: MARVRLNVAERREELLRAAVTQIEARGVTAVRIADVAADLGVSNALVLYHFTTKEKLVAEAFAYAAESDLAHLRKLLGRRTSAVRRLRAAVRWYAPTGQAKGWRLWIEGWAVSLREPALREVAGDLDQQWKAELTAVIAQGAAAGEFPCPDPAAAAWRLTAFLDGLAVQMTSYSGSLSRAAMLEWADAALARELGLPADHPG; the protein is encoded by the coding sequence GTGGCAAGAGTGCGGTTGAACGTGGCGGAGCGGCGTGAGGAACTGCTGCGGGCCGCCGTCACCCAGATCGAGGCGCGGGGCGTCACCGCCGTGCGGATCGCGGACGTCGCCGCCGATCTCGGCGTGAGCAACGCTCTGGTGCTGTACCACTTCACCACCAAGGAGAAGCTGGTCGCGGAGGCGTTCGCGTACGCCGCCGAGAGCGACCTGGCCCACCTGCGCAAACTCCTGGGCCGACGCACCTCCGCCGTACGGCGGCTGCGCGCGGCCGTCCGCTGGTACGCCCCCACCGGGCAGGCCAAGGGCTGGCGGCTGTGGATCGAGGGCTGGGCGGTGTCCCTGCGCGAGCCGGCACTGCGCGAGGTCGCGGGCGACCTGGACCAGCAGTGGAAAGCCGAGCTGACCGCGGTGATCGCTCAGGGCGCCGCGGCCGGCGAGTTCCCGTGCCCGGACCCGGCCGCCGCGGCGTGGCGGCTGACCGCGTTCCTCGACGGACTCGCCGTGCAGATGACCTCCTACAGCGGCTCGCTCTCCCGCGCCGCCATGCTGGAGTGGGCCGACGCAGCGCTCGCCCGCGAACTGGGCCTGCCCGCCGACCATCCCGGCTGA
- a CDS encoding Glu/Leu/Phe/Val dehydrogenase dimerization domain-containing protein produces MSSAPLLSVDWTDHVTGRRGHLVVDRLVRGVASGGLRMRPGCTRAEVAGLARGMTMKEALHYDPEARYVPLGGAKGGIDCDPRDPDAYGVLVRYLLAMRPFVERFWTTGEDLGLTQDLVDRAAAEAGLVSSVQAVFPLLDDEAEARQRLADAFAVEVDGIGLDALVGGCGVAESVLAVLDRAGEPYAGARVALQGFGTMGGATALFLDRAGLRITAVADERGTIVNPAGLDVPALLAARDAYGTVNRGALRPGDREEAGYAWLSADVDVLVPAAVSYAVDAGNQAWITARWIVEAANMPVLPEAEELLTARGVTVLPDVVVNSGTNAWWWWTIFGDVRADADEAFAYTRKSLRELVGDMLDRADKDGTTPRAAAHALAEDRMAAIAERYGWY; encoded by the coding sequence ATGAGCAGCGCCCCCCTCCTGTCCGTCGACTGGACCGATCACGTCACCGGTCGCCGCGGGCACCTGGTGGTGGACCGGCTGGTACGCGGTGTGGCCAGCGGCGGCCTGCGCATGCGGCCCGGCTGCACGCGCGCCGAGGTCGCCGGGCTCGCCCGCGGCATGACGATGAAGGAAGCCCTGCACTACGACCCCGAGGCGCGGTACGTCCCGCTGGGCGGCGCCAAGGGCGGCATCGACTGCGACCCGCGCGACCCCGACGCGTACGGGGTGCTGGTCCGCTACCTCCTGGCCATGCGTCCGTTCGTCGAGCGCTTCTGGACCACCGGCGAGGACCTCGGGCTCACCCAGGACCTCGTCGACCGCGCCGCGGCCGAGGCCGGGCTCGTCTCGTCCGTCCAGGCGGTCTTCCCGCTGCTCGACGACGAGGCCGAGGCCCGGCAGCGGCTCGCCGACGCCTTCGCCGTCGAGGTCGACGGCATCGGCCTGGACGCGCTCGTCGGCGGCTGCGGCGTCGCCGAGTCCGTGCTCGCCGTGCTGGACCGGGCCGGCGAGCCGTACGCGGGGGCCCGGGTGGCACTCCAGGGCTTCGGCACGATGGGCGGGGCGACCGCCCTGTTCCTCGACCGGGCCGGGCTGCGGATCACCGCGGTGGCCGACGAGCGCGGCACCATCGTCAATCCGGCGGGGCTCGACGTGCCCGCGCTGCTCGCGGCACGCGACGCGTACGGCACCGTGAACCGCGGCGCGCTGCGGCCCGGCGACCGCGAGGAGGCCGGGTACGCCTGGCTCTCGGCGGACGTCGACGTGCTCGTTCCGGCGGCGGTCTCGTACGCCGTGGACGCCGGGAACCAGGCATGGATCACGGCCCGCTGGATCGTCGAGGCGGCGAACATGCCGGTGCTCCCCGAGGCCGAGGAGTTGCTCACCGCCCGCGGCGTCACCGTCCTGCCCGACGTGGTGGTCAACTCCGGTACCAACGCCTGGTGGTGGTGGACGATCTTCGGGGACGTACGGGCCGACGCGGACGAGGCGTTCGCGTACACCCGGAAGTCGCTGCGGGAGCTCGTCGGGGACATGCTGGACCGGGCCGACAAGGACGGCACCACGCCCCGCGCGGCGGCCCACGCACTGGCCGAGGACCGGATGGCGGCGATCGCCGAGCGGTACGGCTGGTACTGA
- a CDS encoding aldo/keto reductase, whose protein sequence is MTSQTITAAASGTWKLGDLTVNRIGFGAMRLPQHGEAFAADAVPRDRDQAIGVLRRTVELGVNHIDTAAFYFSSLRSANELINQALAPYPDDLVIATKVGPGRDPSGRWLPHATPEQLRGQVEENLRQLGRDHLDVVNLRIVGTDSIAERFGALAELREAGLIRHLGLSNVRPHHLAEARTIAPVVCVQNMYGIGASPEHKEFLHLCGEQRIAFVPFYSIAGTGRTAGATTDQSPEVHAVAHARGVSAAQIRLAWTLHQGPHVLAIPGTGDLDHLAQNVAVGSLRLSEEELAVLDSLHHETA, encoded by the coding sequence ATGACCTCACAGACGATCACCGCGGCGGCATCGGGTACCTGGAAGCTCGGCGACCTGACGGTCAACCGGATCGGTTTCGGCGCGATGCGCCTGCCGCAGCACGGCGAGGCGTTCGCGGCCGATGCCGTCCCGCGCGACCGCGACCAGGCGATCGGTGTGCTGCGCCGGACGGTCGAGCTCGGCGTGAACCACATCGACACCGCCGCGTTCTACTTCTCGTCGTTGCGCTCCGCCAACGAACTGATCAACCAGGCGCTGGCCCCCTACCCGGACGACCTCGTCATCGCCACCAAGGTCGGACCGGGCCGCGACCCCTCGGGCCGGTGGCTGCCGCATGCCACCCCCGAGCAACTGCGGGGCCAGGTCGAGGAGAACCTGCGCCAGCTCGGCCGCGACCACCTCGACGTGGTGAACCTGCGCATCGTCGGCACCGACTCCATCGCCGAACGCTTCGGCGCGCTCGCCGAACTGCGTGAGGCCGGACTCATCCGTCACCTGGGCCTGTCCAACGTCCGCCCCCACCACCTCGCCGAGGCCCGGACCATCGCACCGGTGGTCTGTGTCCAGAACATGTACGGCATCGGCGCGTCGCCCGAGCACAAGGAGTTCCTGCACCTGTGCGGTGAACAACGCATCGCGTTCGTGCCGTTCTACTCGATCGCCGGCACCGGACGCACCGCCGGCGCGACCACCGACCAAAGCCCGGAGGTGCACGCCGTCGCCCACGCCCGCGGCGTGAGCGCGGCCCAGATCCGACTGGCGTGGACACTCCACCAGGGCCCTCACGTCCTGGCCATCCCCGGCACCGGCGACCTCGACCACCTCGCCCAGAACGTGGCCGTCGGCTCATTGCGCCTGTCGGAGGAAGAACTCGCCGTCCTGGACTCCCTCCACCACGAGACGGCATGA
- a CDS encoding ArsR/SmtB family transcription factor, protein MVVLAELAFSTSDLAQLRFAVSPMWEVAPSFRLLRSGTTHPVHRPWADQVRPRMVAAGLDRGWLCELIPPTGGYIPDFLNPAPAGPAPTPAAERDAIRASPADRVRQDLDHLARHQGKIGPRLRTLHNDPQGLLAKVVEELETYWELALAPYWARIRAVLDADILHRARMAAEHGTGHLLNDLHTSLSWDGNALRMARRKQPLTRTTAGTGLLLIPSAFTGPGLRTRTTLPDPPQLAYPARGIGTLWRPRPVTGTDSLSAVLGRSRTLLLTELEMPASTTQLAHRTGLSPAGVSQYLTALRDAGLVSAHRAGRSVLYARTTAAETLLQAATA, encoded by the coding sequence GTGGTCGTCCTGGCAGAGCTGGCGTTCTCGACGAGCGATCTGGCGCAGTTGCGGTTCGCCGTCTCCCCGATGTGGGAGGTCGCACCCAGCTTCCGTCTGCTGAGGTCCGGCACCACGCATCCGGTCCACCGGCCCTGGGCCGATCAGGTACGCCCGCGTATGGTGGCCGCCGGGCTGGACCGGGGCTGGCTCTGCGAGCTGATCCCGCCCACCGGCGGCTACATCCCCGACTTCCTCAACCCGGCCCCCGCCGGACCCGCCCCCACCCCGGCGGCGGAGCGGGACGCGATCCGGGCCTCGCCCGCCGACCGGGTGCGCCAGGACCTCGACCACCTGGCCCGCCATCAGGGGAAGATCGGCCCCCGGCTGCGGACGCTGCACAACGACCCGCAGGGCCTCCTTGCCAAGGTCGTGGAAGAGCTCGAAACGTACTGGGAGCTGGCACTCGCCCCCTACTGGGCACGCATCCGGGCGGTTCTGGACGCAGACATCCTCCACCGGGCCCGCATGGCCGCCGAGCACGGCACCGGCCACCTCCTCAACGACCTGCACACGTCCCTGAGCTGGGACGGCAACGCGCTACGGATGGCTCGCCGAAAGCAGCCACTGACCCGCACGACGGCAGGAACAGGACTGCTGCTGATCCCCTCGGCCTTCACCGGACCGGGACTGCGCACCCGGACGACGCTGCCGGACCCACCTCAACTCGCCTATCCGGCGCGCGGGATAGGCACGCTGTGGAGGCCGCGCCCGGTAACCGGGACCGACTCTCTCTCCGCCGTACTGGGCCGCTCGCGGACCCTGCTGCTGACCGAGTTGGAGATGCCGGCCTCCACCACACAGCTGGCCCACCGCACCGGACTCTCCCCCGCAGGGGTGTCCCAGTACCTCACCGCGCTACGCGACGCGGGCCTGGTCAGCGCCCACCGCGCCGGCCGCTCCGTCCTCTACGCCCGCACCACCGCAGCCGAAACCCTCCTCCAAGCCGCCACCGCCTGA